Part of the Flagellimonas eckloniae genome, CCAAAATCCATTTTTAAGGATTTTTCCATAGTCGCCACCTTTTCATAGATTAATTTTGGTGTAATTGCTTGGGCTACATCTTTAACTGCAATATGATCAGTTAACAAGCCAACTCTTAAGGTATCCGCCACCATAAACATAAGGCTCTCCCCATTCAATTCTTGGGCGAGAAAATCAGTATGTCCGGGAAATTTAAAATCTTCAGCCTGAATATTGTTTTTGTTTATTGGAGCTGTGACCAAAACATCTAGGGCATTACTTTTCAAGGCGGCTACAGCAGCCCTTAAAGATTTAATTGCATATTCTCCACCTTGATCCGTTGCTTTACCATACTCAAGTTGAGGTGCTTCCTTCCATACGTTAACTACATTGATTTTCCCATCAACGGCTTGAGACGCATTGTTTATTCCATTAAAGCTGATGTTGAGCTCCAAATCGGACTTTTGCTGAGATATTAATTTATTGGATGCAAAGATTATTGGTGTACAAAAATCCAGCATTCTTGGGTCCTGAAACGTTTTCAATGCCACCTCACATCCTATACCATTGAAATCGCCTATAGAAATCCCAAGTTTTATTTTCCCCTTTTCCTTCATAAAATCAATGCTGATATAGCTACATTTACATTACAAAACTACTCAATTAAAAAGATTCATGTTTACAGGTATTATTGAGACTTTGGGGAAGGTAGAAAAGCTTGAAAAAGAAGGTGATAATTTTCATATCACCATCGCGTCAGAAATCACCTCAGAATTAAAGATAGATCAGAGTGTTGCCCATAATGGGGTTTGCTTAACTGTTGTTTCCGTTGATGGTGAATGCTATACCGTCACGGCTATTGAAGAAACACTGAATAAGACCAATTTAGATGAATTGGAGGTTGGTGATGTAATGAATCTTGAACGTGCCATGGTTCTGGGCGCAAGATTGGATGGCCATATTGTGCAGGGTCATGTGGACCAGACAGCAGTTTGCATTTCAACAGAAGAAAAGGATGGGAGTTGGATTTTTACTTTTGAATATGATTCTGCCCTTAACAATGTAACTATTGAAAAAGGTTCAATTA contains:
- a CDS encoding riboflavin synthase, with amino-acid sequence MFTGIIETLGKVEKLEKEGDNFHITIASEITSELKIDQSVAHNGVCLTVVSVDGECYTVTAIEETLNKTNLDELEVGDVMNLERAMVLGARLDGHIVQGHVDQTAVCISTEEKDGSWIFTFEYDSALNNVTIEKGSITVDGVSLTVIDSKNNSFSVAIIPYTYEHTRFNTYKKGTTVNLEFDVIGKYVARLMEFRV
- the pdxA gene encoding 4-hydroxythreonine-4-phosphate dehydrogenase PdxA gives rise to the protein MKEKGKIKLGISIGDFNGIGCEVALKTFQDPRMLDFCTPIIFASNKLISQQKSDLELNISFNGINNASQAVDGKINVVNVWKEAPQLEYGKATDQGGEYAIKSLRAAVAALKSNALDVLVTAPINKNNIQAEDFKFPGHTDFLAQELNGESLMFMVADTLRVGLLTDHIAVKDVAQAITPKLIYEKVATMEKSLKMDFGIRRPKIALLGINPHSGDNGTIGEEDEKILKPAIQELFDQGTLVYGPYSADSFFGSNTHSSFDAILAAYHDQGLIPFKTLSFGKGVNYTAGLEKIRTSPDHGTAYEIAGKGEADESSFKEAVFTAIKVFKNREEYIKLNKNPLQKQKVKRAS